From Verrucomicrobia bacterium S94, the proteins below share one genomic window:
- a CDS encoding DNA translocase FtsK yields MAKTKTEEPTRSVWREISGVLIALIGLMILLGILTYKPDQIAKFTNNPNWSNNLIGIFGAKAAFFSFMYFGVAGLFIPFGIIWVGISALLWSARKIFPKLLWFILALFCLAGLADMNEQFWMDWVEAHNIGTPGGLMGEVLAQRSVGFWIGYVGAGIVFFVLGFIAVVRMFDLQIVELCKLIWEKIQTLKLEKPSEEEVFEKKPAKGVKPKASPKPEAKPKRVRKPRKPRPEPVAAEPAAKASAESDIDIRALVEEHQKRVAKVEEEKTSAPKPKAKSRAGKEKAAEDRAFSSTLEADTHNYKLPPLSLLDPAVPQAKGMSASEVADTAQVLQNTLEEFGVEAKVTGVQQGPVVTCYEILPAPGVRVERIKNLADNIALKMHAESIRIQAPIPGKGVCGVEVPNTARASVFFRDMIESAEFQNGKSALPLVLGKDVSGETMVFDLAKMPHLLIAGATGAGKSVCMNSILTGLLMKHSPDDLRMILVDPKTVEFHQYNNLPHLVVPVITNAKKVALGLKWAIDEMERRFKWFRQAGVRDLPGFNARTVAKQEELFGEEVVTDPDKKKADLPDKLPYIVIVIDELADLMAVAQAEIEAGIARLAAKSRAAGIHMILATQRPDVKVITGTIKANFPVRIAFKVSQKVDSRTILDRMGADSLLGKGDMLVLPPGSDKLIRSQGAFTSDAEIDNVTNFWKEQSQPEFITEIHEKIEKPTTDLPEMDDGGDEEIIEQALEVIRQTKRASTSSLQRRLRIGYTRAARVMDQLEERGIIGPPDGAGPREILIDLDGEIPRNTGAIEDDGTSES; encoded by the coding sequence ATGGCAAAGACAAAGACAGAAGAGCCGACGCGTTCCGTCTGGCGTGAGATTTCCGGGGTGCTGATTGCACTGATCGGTCTGATGATTCTTTTAGGTATTCTGACCTATAAACCCGACCAGATTGCAAAGTTTACGAATAATCCGAACTGGAGCAATAACCTGATCGGCATTTTCGGTGCAAAAGCGGCGTTTTTTTCATTCATGTATTTTGGGGTGGCCGGTCTGTTTATTCCTTTTGGCATCATCTGGGTCGGTATTTCTGCGTTATTGTGGTCGGCTCGGAAAATTTTTCCGAAACTGCTTTGGTTTATTCTGGCATTGTTCTGTCTGGCCGGTCTGGCCGATATGAATGAACAGTTCTGGATGGACTGGGTTGAAGCGCATAACATCGGAACGCCGGGCGGCCTGATGGGTGAAGTGCTGGCGCAGCGTTCGGTAGGATTCTGGATCGGTTATGTCGGAGCAGGTATCGTATTTTTTGTGCTTGGGTTCATTGCCGTTGTCCGCATGTTTGACCTTCAGATTGTCGAACTGTGCAAACTGATCTGGGAGAAAATCCAGACTCTGAAGCTTGAAAAACCGAGCGAAGAAGAGGTCTTTGAGAAGAAACCTGCAAAAGGGGTGAAACCTAAAGCTTCGCCGAAGCCGGAAGCGAAACCGAAACGGGTCCGTAAACCGCGCAAACCCCGGCCCGAGCCTGTGGCCGCAGAACCGGCCGCTAAAGCGTCTGCTGAATCGGATATCGATATCCGGGCTTTGGTAGAGGAACATCAGAAACGTGTTGCAAAGGTTGAGGAGGAAAAAACTTCAGCACCGAAACCGAAAGCGAAATCCAGGGCTGGAAAAGAGAAGGCTGCTGAAGATCGTGCGTTTTCCAGCACTCTCGAAGCTGATACGCACAATTATAAACTGCCTCCTTTGAGTCTACTCGATCCTGCCGTTCCGCAGGCTAAAGGGATGTCGGCTTCTGAAGTTGCCGACACGGCACAGGTGCTGCAGAACACGCTTGAGGAATTCGGTGTGGAGGCCAAAGTGACCGGCGTGCAGCAAGGTCCGGTGGTTACCTGCTATGAAATTCTGCCGGCACCGGGTGTGCGTGTCGAACGCATCAAAAATCTGGCCGATAATATTGCTCTGAAAATGCATGCGGAGAGCATTCGTATTCAGGCTCCAATTCCTGGAAAAGGAGTGTGCGGCGTCGAGGTTCCGAATACGGCCCGGGCATCGGTATTTTTCCGCGACATGATCGAGAGCGCTGAGTTTCAGAACGGGAAGAGTGCTCTGCCGCTGGTGCTGGGAAAAGATGTCAGTGGCGAAACGATGGTGTTCGATCTCGCGAAAATGCCGCATCTGCTGATTGCCGGTGCGACGGGGGCCGGTAAATCGGTCTGTATGAATTCCATTCTTACCGGTCTGCTTATGAAGCATTCGCCGGATGATCTGCGGATGATTCTGGTTGACCCGAAAACCGTGGAGTTTCATCAGTACAACAACCTGCCGCACCTGGTGGTTCCGGTGATTACGAATGCTAAAAAAGTGGCCCTGGGGCTTAAATGGGCGATTGATGAAATGGAACGGCGTTTTAAATGGTTCCGTCAGGCCGGAGTACGTGATCTGCCGGGATTTAATGCACGCACGGTGGCCAAACAGGAAGAGCTTTTCGGTGAGGAAGTTGTGACCGATCCGGATAAAAAGAAGGCGGATCTTCCGGATAAACTGCCCTATATTGTGATTGTGATCGACGAGCTTGCTGACCTGATGGCGGTGGCGCAGGCTGAAATTGAGGCGGGTATTGCCCGCCTGGCTGCGAAGTCCCGTGCGGCGGGTATTCATATGATTCTGGCAACGCAGCGGCCGGATGTGAAAGTCATTACGGGGACGATTAAAGCCAATTTTCCGGTGCGCATTGCCTTTAAGGTTTCGCAGAAGGTCGATAGCCGCACGATTCTTGACCGTATGGGGGCCGACTCTTTGTTGGGCAAAGGCGATATGCTCGTATTGCCGCCGGGATCCGATAAGCTGATCCGTTCGCAGGGCGCATTTACCAGCGATGCTGAAATTGATAATGTAACGAATTTCTGGAAGGAGCAGAGTCAGCCGGAGTTTATTACGGAAATTCATGAAAAAATTGAAAAGCCGACCACGGATCTGCCGGAAATGGATGATGGCGGGGACGAAGAGATTATCGAACAGGCGCTGGAGGTGATCCGCCAGACGAAACGGGCCTCGACCTCTTCGCTGCAGCGCCGGCTGC
- a CDS encoding phosphate acetyltransferase: protein MARSAFIQQIIDAAKLKNKNIVLPEGGDERVCEAAHIISQEGIASVTLLGKVSDIQERFASRGWKLDGITVIDPETSDRLQEYADAFYEMRKAKGITPEQALETVKQVSYFGTMIMQAGDADGMVSGAAHSTADTVRPALQVIKAAKKGGTVSSFFLECVNGVPYVFSDCGLVEDPDADQLSQIAVQSANSAIQFGIPPMTAMLSYSTYGSAKSPLVEKVQEATKLAKQRVQDECPDKGIVIDGELQLDAAIVPAVAAKKAPESPLGGEARVLIFPDLNAGNIAYKIVERMAGAEAFGPLLQGLNKPVNDLSRGCSVEDIVGVAAITVLQAGE, encoded by the coding sequence ATGGCCAGAAGCGCATTTATTCAGCAAATTATTGATGCTGCAAAACTTAAGAATAAAAATATAGTGTTGCCTGAGGGTGGCGATGAACGAGTCTGTGAGGCGGCTCATATTATCAGTCAGGAGGGTATCGCTTCGGTTACTCTGCTCGGAAAAGTTTCTGACATTCAGGAACGTTTTGCTTCCAGAGGGTGGAAACTCGATGGCATCACGGTCATTGATCCCGAAACTTCGGATCGGTTACAGGAATATGCGGATGCTTTTTACGAAATGCGCAAGGCAAAGGGGATTACGCCGGAGCAGGCGCTTGAAACCGTAAAACAGGTTTCTTATTTCGGTACGATGATTATGCAGGCGGGCGATGCAGACGGCATGGTTTCAGGTGCGGCACATTCGACGGCCGATACGGTACGTCCTGCCCTACAGGTCATTAAAGCCGCTAAAAAGGGCGGCACAGTTTCCAGTTTCTTCCTTGAGTGTGTGAACGGGGTGCCATATGTATTTTCCGATTGCGGACTGGTGGAAGATCCCGATGCGGATCAGCTTTCGCAGATTGCTGTGCAGAGCGCAAATTCTGCGATTCAGTTTGGTATCCCGCCGATGACGGCAATGCTTTCCTATTCCACGTACGGGTCGGCAAAAAGTCCGCTGGTTGAAAAAGTGCAGGAGGCAACGAAGCTGGCTAAGCAGCGTGTGCAGGATGAATGTCCGGATAAAGGCATTGTCATCGATGGTGAACTGCAGCTTGATGCGGCCATTGTTCCTGCCGTGGCGGCGAAGAAAGCTCCGGAAAGTCCGCTTGGCGGAGAAGCGCGCGTGCTTATTTTCCCGGATCTGAATGCAGGAAATATTGCATATAAGATTGTTGAGCGTATGGCCGGTGCGGAGGCGTTTGGGCCGTTGCTGCAGGGGCTTAATAAGCCGGTGAATGATCTCTCCCGCGGTTGCTCTGTTGAGGATATTGTGGGCGTTGCGGCAATTACCGTTCTGCAGGCGGGCGAATAA
- a CDS encoding 50S ribosomal protein L17: MRHRKKTVKLGRTSAHRNELLANLVCALIDNKRIKTTAPKAKAARSLAEKMVTLGKKGTLAARRQAISVLKNEGAVKELFDSVAPTFENRNGGYTRIIKLGRRISDSSEMVLIEWVDSIATAAPAVEEVPVAEEEVAAAE, translated from the coding sequence ATGAGACATCGTAAAAAAACAGTAAAACTGGGACGCACCAGCGCGCATCGTAATGAGCTGCTCGCAAACCTGGTCTGCGCGCTCATCGATAATAAACGCATCAAGACCACGGCACCGAAAGCGAAAGCTGCGCGTAGCCTGGCAGAAAAAATGGTTACGCTCGGTAAGAAGGGCACGCTTGCGGCACGCCGTCAGGCGATTTCAGTTCTGAAAAATGAAGGAGCGGTTAAAGAGCTCTTCGATTCAGTTGCGCCGACCTTCGAAAACCGTAACGGTGGCTATACGCGTATTATTAAGCTGGGACGTCGTATTTCCGACAGTTCTGAAATGGTACTGATCGAATGGGTCGATTCGATTGCAACGGCTGCTCCGGCGGTTGAGGAAGTACCGGTTGCGGAAGAAGAAGTGGCTGCTGCAGAATAA
- a CDS encoding DNA-directed RNA polymerase subunit alpha, giving the protein MPTRLGRFEMPKQVVKDDAVSTENYGKFYAEPFEGGYGRTMGNSLRRVLLSSLEGAAVSSVKIKGAPHEFCSLEGVTEDVTDIVLNIKQLLFKSYSRDTQIVKVKVEGPGEVKAGDIQTPETIEVLNPDFVICTLQEDGVFEAEMEVRIGRGYCPAELNKKENQEIGVIPIDCLFSPVRRVKYETENTRVGRRTDYDKLVIEIWTDGRVTPDDALTMSAAILRHHLDVFVSYDKDLIEFEESEKQIDMEKEELRKKLNISVNEIELSVRAANCLNNANITTVGELAQKTEAEMLKYRNFGKKSLNEIKAKIQEMGLSLGMTFDADLLKGVYSED; this is encoded by the coding sequence ATGCCTACTCGTCTCGGTCGATTCGAAATGCCGAAACAGGTTGTCAAAGACGACGCTGTTTCCACAGAAAACTACGGTAAGTTCTACGCGGAACCGTTTGAAGGCGGCTATGGCCGTACTATGGGTAACTCGTTGCGCCGTGTACTGCTGTCTTCATTGGAAGGTGCGGCGGTTTCATCGGTTAAAATCAAAGGTGCACCGCACGAATTCTGCAGTCTTGAAGGCGTAACAGAAGATGTGACCGACATTGTGCTGAACATCAAACAGTTGCTTTTTAAGAGTTATTCCAGAGACACGCAGATCGTTAAAGTCAAGGTGGAAGGCCCCGGTGAGGTTAAGGCCGGTGATATCCAGACCCCGGAAACGATTGAAGTGCTCAATCCCGATTTTGTGATCTGCACGCTTCAGGAAGACGGCGTGTTCGAAGCTGAGATGGAAGTTCGGATCGGACGTGGCTACTGCCCGGCTGAATTGAATAAAAAAGAAAATCAGGAAATCGGCGTGATTCCGATCGATTGTCTGTTTTCGCCGGTTCGTCGCGTAAAGTATGAAACGGAAAATACCCGTGTTGGCCGTCGTACCGACTACGATAAACTTGTGATTGAAATCTGGACCGACGGAAGGGTTACACCGGATGATGCGTTGACCATGTCTGCCGCGATTCTGCGACATCATCTCGATGTCTTTGTTTCGTACGACAAAGACCTGATTGAGTTTGAGGAAAGCGAAAAACAGATCGATATGGAGAAGGAAGAACTCCGTAAGAAACTGAATATCAGCGTCAATGAAATTGAACTCAGTGTACGTGCGGCCAACTGCCTGAATAACGCTAACATCACCACGGTTGGCGAACTTGCGCAGAAGACGGAAGCAGAGATGCTGAAATACAGAAACTTCGGTAAGAAATCGCTGAATGAAATCAAGGCGAAGATCCAGGAGATGGGGCTGTCGCTGGGAATGACCTTCGATGCAGACCTGCTTAAGGGTGTGTACTCTGAAGACTAA
- a CDS encoding 30S ribosomal protein S11: protein MAEEKVEEVKEVVASAPVADEKPAAPAKEQAEEKKSRLPTAADLLADEVIEPIKRKKGSKNVPVGIAFVKTTFNNTIVSITDMRGNVISWSSAGRCNFKGSRKSTAFAATTVAQDAARTAISHGMSEVEVRVQGPGAGRESAVRALASAGLSVTCIKDTTAIPHNGCRPPKRRRV from the coding sequence ATGGCAGAAGAAAAAGTTGAAGAAGTAAAAGAAGTGGTTGCATCTGCACCGGTTGCAGACGAAAAACCGGCAGCACCGGCTAAAGAGCAGGCTGAGGAAAAGAAATCCCGCCTGCCGACTGCAGCAGATCTGCTGGCCGATGAAGTCATTGAGCCGATCAAGCGTAAAAAAGGATCAAAGAATGTTCCGGTCGGTATCGCGTTTGTGAAAACTACATTCAATAACACTATTGTTTCCATTACGGATATGCGCGGTAACGTGATTTCCTGGTCGAGTGCCGGCCGGTGCAACTTCAAAGGTTCGCGGAAATCCACTGCTTTTGCGGCAACAACTGTTGCACAGGATGCCGCCCGTACAGCGATTAGCCACGGTATGTCTGAAGTTGAAGTGCGTGTGCAGGGTCCGGGAGCAGGACGCGAATCAGCCGTTCGTGCGCTTGCGTCGGCCGGTCTTTCTGTAACCTGTATTAAAGATACGACCGCCATTCCGCACAATGGTTGCCGTCCTCCGAAACGCCGTCGCGTTTAA
- a CDS encoding 30S ribosomal protein S13, with product MPRVLGIDIPGKKKLEYSLRYIYGIGPTTAVEICEKAKLDRNMKADDLKDEDIQRLVAVLQSDYRIEGDLRREVSANIRRLISVGSYRGRRHRAGLPVRGQRTKTNARTRKGAKRTVGVVRGKEARSAAKAAK from the coding sequence ATGCCACGTGTACTCGGTATAGACATCCCCGGTAAGAAGAAGCTGGAATACTCGCTTCGTTATATTTACGGCATTGGCCCGACCACTGCAGTTGAAATCTGCGAAAAGGCCAAGCTGGACCGCAATATGAAAGCAGATGATCTGAAGGATGAGGATATTCAGCGCCTTGTTGCTGTTCTTCAGAGCGATTATCGCATTGAAGGTGACCTTCGTCGTGAGGTTTCGGCGAATATCCGCCGTCTGATTTCTGTAGGTTCATATCGCGGTCGGCGTCATCGTGCCGGGTTGCCGGTTCGTGGACAGCGTACGAAAACCAATGCCCGTACCCGTAAAGGTGCGAAGCGTACCGTTGGTGTTGTTCGTGGTAAGGAAGCCCGTTCCGCCGCTAAAGCTGCTAAATAA
- a CDS encoding 50S ribosomal protein L36 encodes MKVRASVKRMCEQCKVIRRKGVVRIICTNPRHKQRQG; translated from the coding sequence ATGAAAGTACGAGCTTCAGTAAAAAGAATGTGTGAACAGTGTAAAGTGATCCGCCGCAAGGGCGTCGTTCGCATCATTTGCACGAACCCGCGCCACAAACAGCGCCAAGGATAA
- the infA gene encoding translation initiation factor IF-1 (stimulates the activities of the other two initiation factors, IF-2 and IF-3): MDKKETILLEACVVSVIDKHAFDAELINGHRFVAFLRRDDFKKKHPQVGAKVMVEMSPYDMSKGRLIIDQEQNNESTSFSKKNV; this comes from the coding sequence ATGGATAAAAAAGAGACAATTTTACTTGAGGCGTGTGTGGTCTCTGTGATAGACAAACACGCTTTTGACGCAGAACTAATTAATGGACATCGTTTTGTTGCGTTTTTGAGACGGGACGATTTTAAAAAAAAGCATCCGCAAGTCGGTGCCAAAGTGATGGTTGAGATGTCGCCCTATGATATGAGCAAGGGGCGTCTTATAATTGACCAGGAGCAGAATAATGAAAGTACGAGCTTCAGTAAAAAGAATGTGTGA
- the map gene encoding type I methionyl aminopeptidase — protein sequence MIKIKNQSELAAMRIAAKKTATILHKVAARVAPGVTTGELDDYAAELAREEKGRCAFYGYHGFSGRICSSVNEEVVHGVPGKRVIRDGDIVSIDFGLVYGGFVGDTAITVPAGEIDPEVQRLLDVTKECLDASIAKAVEGNRLGDISNACQVVAENAGFSVVRDFVGHGIGREMHEDPQIPNYGPPGRGPVLKAGMTFAIEPMINLGVHHTQTLDDGWTVVTKDRKPSAHFEHTVAIGKEKAEILTIPDLDS from the coding sequence ATGATTAAAATTAAAAATCAGAGCGAGTTGGCGGCGATGCGGATTGCGGCAAAAAAAACCGCAACGATTCTGCATAAGGTTGCTGCCAGAGTAGCACCGGGCGTTACGACCGGAGAACTCGATGATTATGCTGCTGAACTTGCCCGGGAAGAGAAGGGTCGATGTGCTTTTTACGGGTATCATGGTTTTTCGGGGCGCATCTGTTCTTCGGTAAATGAAGAGGTTGTGCATGGAGTGCCGGGAAAAAGGGTTATTCGCGACGGCGATATCGTAAGTATTGATTTCGGACTCGTCTATGGCGGCTTTGTGGGCGATACCGCGATTACGGTACCGGCCGGCGAGATTGATCCTGAAGTACAGCGATTGCTGGATGTTACGAAGGAATGCCTTGATGCATCGATTGCTAAAGCCGTGGAGGGGAATCGCCTCGGCGATATTTCCAATGCATGCCAGGTTGTGGCGGAAAATGCCGGTTTTTCCGTTGTTCGGGATTTTGTTGGTCATGGAATCGGTCGGGAAATGCACGAAGATCCTCAGATTCCGAATTATGGCCCTCCCGGAAGAGGTCCCGTGCTGAAGGCCGGTATGACTTTTGCTATTGAACCGATGATTAACCTGGGGGTTCATCATACTCAGACATTGGACGATGGATGGACTGTTGTGACAAAAGACCGGAAACCATCGGCTCACTTTGAGCACACGGTAGCTATCGGCAAAGAAAAAGCGGAGATTCTGACGATTCCTGATTTGGATTCGTGA
- a CDS encoding adenylate kinase → MNALILLGPPGAGKGTVAEVLVGQGYKHISTGQLLREQIARKTALGIEAEKVMAQGRFVSDEVVVGMIRSLLEEADSSQKFLFDGFPRTLTQARSLDSLLEEVGGTLERVILLNCPDDVIVRRLSGRRTCAKCGSVYHIEFNPPSRGDQCDVEGCELIQRPDDREETVRERLKVYEEQTAPLINYYEAMGLVQDVDANQSIEAVRNEVKNRLVGEAT, encoded by the coding sequence ATGAATGCACTGATATTACTAGGGCCGCCGGGGGCGGGAAAAGGAACTGTAGCAGAAGTTCTTGTAGGCCAGGGGTACAAACACATTTCAACAGGACAGCTTCTTCGTGAGCAGATTGCCCGGAAGACCGCTCTCGGTATCGAGGCGGAAAAGGTCATGGCACAGGGGCGTTTCGTTTCTGATGAGGTTGTCGTCGGGATGATCCGCAGTCTGTTAGAGGAGGCTGATTCTTCTCAGAAATTTCTCTTTGACGGTTTTCCGCGCACATTGACGCAGGCTCGGAGTCTGGATTCGTTGCTCGAAGAGGTTGGGGGAACGCTTGAGCGTGTAATCCTTCTCAACTGTCCGGATGATGTTATTGTGCGACGTTTGTCGGGGCGGCGTACCTGTGCTAAATGCGGTTCGGTATATCATATTGAGTTTAATCCGCCTTCCCGGGGAGATCAGTGCGATGTCGAGGGCTGCGAACTGATACAGCGTCCGGATGACCGGGAGGAAACTGTGCGGGAGCGTTTGAAAGTTTATGAAGAGCAGACCGCTCCGCTAATCAATTATTATGAAGCAATGGGGCTCGTGCAGGACGTGGATGCCAACCAGAGCATAGAGGCGGTTCGTAACGAAGTGAAAAACCGGCTCGTAGGTGAAGCTACATGA
- the secY gene encoding preprotein translocase subunit SecY: protein MLSAFANTFKIPELRQRILFTLGLIFICRLLAAVPLPGVDALAIRQFIEAQGGAEGGLFGIMNLFSGGALLQCSIGTLGIMPYISASIIIQLMTAVIPHLEKLAREGDVGRQKITQYTRYLTVVICAVQGIAMGVALQSGGYFGLPAEVVRIPGLGFILLTALSLVTGSLLLMWIGEQMTDRGIGNGISIIITVNIISSLPMAVKTLIDKLSPVDGVAEIGFFHVALMIILIFAVILGVVAVTQAQQKVPVQFAKRMVGRKMMNGGTSHLPLRVNYSGVMPIIFASAILQIFPSVAGYLPYDWAKKFASSFTMTSASYMIVFGLMILFFSYFWVATQFNPVQIADDLKKRGGYIPGIRPGTPTAEYLDRTMTRLTLAGAIFLTVVSILPSILTSSFKVPWIVASFFGGTSLLIIVGVMLDTMRQIESHLLMRHYDGFLKKGKMRSGR from the coding sequence ATGCTTTCCGCGTTTGCTAACACATTCAAGATTCCTGAGCTCAGGCAGCGTATTCTGTTTACGCTGGGACTCATCTTTATTTGCCGGCTGCTCGCAGCCGTTCCGCTCCCGGGTGTCGATGCCCTGGCGATCCGTCAGTTTATCGAAGCGCAGGGAGGCGCAGAAGGTGGTTTGTTCGGAATCATGAACCTGTTCAGCGGGGGCGCGCTCCTGCAATGTTCGATTGGTACGCTGGGAATTATGCCCTACATCAGCGCGTCAATCATCATCCAGCTGATGACTGCGGTGATTCCGCATCTTGAAAAGCTGGCAAGGGAAGGCGATGTAGGCCGCCAGAAAATCACGCAGTATACGCGCTATCTGACGGTTGTAATCTGTGCTGTTCAGGGTATTGCAATGGGTGTTGCCCTTCAGTCCGGCGGCTATTTCGGCCTGCCGGCTGAGGTGGTACGTATTCCGGGGTTGGGATTTATCCTTTTGACGGCGCTGAGTCTGGTAACCGGTTCGCTACTCCTGATGTGGATCGGGGAACAGATGACCGATCGGGGTATCGGTAACGGTATTTCAATTATCATCACAGTGAATATTATCAGTTCGTTGCCCATGGCTGTGAAAACGCTGATTGATAAGCTGTCTCCTGTTGACGGGGTGGCGGAAATCGGTTTTTTCCACGTTGCGCTGATGATTATTCTGATTTTTGCAGTTATTCTCGGTGTGGTTGCTGTTACGCAGGCGCAGCAGAAAGTGCCTGTGCAGTTTGCCAAGCGTATGGTTGGACGGAAAATGATGAATGGTGGTACGTCGCATCTGCCGTTACGTGTAAACTATTCCGGGGTAATGCCGATCATCTTCGCTTCAGCTATTCTTCAGATCTTTCCCTCGGTTGCGGGTTATCTGCCCTATGACTGGGCAAAGAAATTTGCGTCCAGTTTTACGATGACCTCTGCGAGCTACATGATCGTATTCGGGCTGATGATTCTGTTTTTCTCCTATTTCTGGGTCGCGACGCAGTTCAATCCGGTACAGATTGCCGATGATCTGAAAAAACGCGGCGGTTACATTCCGGGTATTCGTCCAGGAACGCCGACGGCTGAATATCTTGACCGTACGATGACGCGTCTGACGCTGGCGGGTGCAATATTCCTGACCGTCGTTTCAATTCTTCCGAGTATTCTTACGTCGTCCTTCAAGGTGCCCTGGATTGTTGCATCGTTTTTCGGCGGAACCAGTCTGCTGATTATTGTCGGGGTTATGCTCGATACGATGCGCCAGATTGAATCGCATCTGCTGATGCGTCATTACGATGGTTTCCTTAAAAAAGGTAAAATGCGCAGCGGACGATGA
- a CDS encoding 50S ribosomal protein L15 produces the protein MDLHSLKPAEGSKHRKIRVGRGRASGKGKTAGRGHKGQMSRAGATHKPLFEGGQMPYYRKLPIRGFNNINRKVILPVNLDALNAFEDGTEVTIALLQERGLVNGRFDGVKILGNGNVEKKLTVKVNAFSASAKEKIEAAGGSCEVV, from the coding sequence ATGGATTTACATTCACTGAAACCTGCAGAAGGTTCCAAACATCGGAAGATCCGCGTAGGACGCGGACGTGCTTCGGGCAAAGGTAAAACGGCGGGTCGCGGCCATAAGGGGCAGATGTCCCGTGCGGGCGCAACGCATAAGCCGCTGTTTGAAGGCGGCCAGATGCCCTATTACCGCAAGCTTCCTATCCGCGGATTCAATAACATCAATCGCAAGGTGATTCTTCCGGTCAATCTGGATGCGCTCAATGCATTTGAAGACGGAACGGAAGTTACCATCGCGCTTCTTCAGGAGCGTGGTCTGGTTAACGGTCGCTTTGATGGTGTGAAGATTCTGGGCAACGGAAACGTAGAAAAGAAACTGACTGTTAAAGTTAATGCTTTCTCCGCCTCGGCTAAGGAAAAGATCGAAGCCGCCGGTGGAAGCTGCGAAGTTGTCTAA
- a CDS encoding 30S ribosomal protein S5, which translates to MAEERNERRGRRDGGGRGRRGKRDDKQEVREKPEFEERVVHISRNSKVVKGGRRFSFGALVVVGDRKGRVGYGLGKAAEVAEAIRKAGDAAKRNLQTVTMRGTTLPHDALGKYSGAQVLIRPASEGTGIIAGGPCRAVLELAGVRDVLAKSLGSNNHLNVTKATLKALDSLRSKQEALAIRKG; encoded by the coding sequence ATGGCAGAAGAACGTAATGAACGTAGAGGCCGTCGTGACGGCGGCGGCCGTGGCCGCCGCGGAAAACGCGACGATAAGCAGGAAGTCCGCGAAAAACCGGAATTCGAAGAACGAGTAGTACACATCAGCCGCAACTCCAAAGTTGTAAAAGGTGGTCGTCGCTTCAGCTTCGGGGCTCTGGTTGTAGTAGGTGACCGGAAAGGTCGTGTCGGCTATGGTCTTGGTAAAGCCGCAGAGGTGGCTGAAGCTATTCGTAAAGCGGGTGACGCTGCAAAGCGCAACCTTCAGACCGTAACCATGCGCGGCACCACGCTGCCGCATGATGCGCTCGGAAAGTACAGTGGTGCTCAGGTTCTGATCCGCCCGGCTTCCGAAGGTACCGGTATTATCGCAGGCGGACCTTGCCGTGCGGTACTTGAACTCGCCGGAGTTCGTGATGTACTGGCCAAATCGCTCGGTTCGAACAACCACCTCAATGTAACTAAAGCCACGCTGAAGGCACTGGACTCTCTGCGCTCCAAGCAGGAAGCTCTCGCCATCCGCAAAGGCTGA
- the rplR gene encoding 50S ribosomal protein L18, whose product MAIKTKKDFRKRRHFRVRNKVAGTADRPRMAFYRSNKRMEIQFIDDDARLTLAGVSINGKNAEAAKALGAKAAEAAKGKGIEAVVFDRGGFAFGSNLKTLADSAREAGLKF is encoded by the coding sequence ATGGCTATTAAAACAAAAAAAGATTTCAGAAAACGTCGTCATTTCCGTGTACGCAATAAAGTTGCTGGTACGGCGGATCGTCCGCGCATGGCTTTCTATCGCTCGAATAAGCGGATGGAAATTCAGTTCATCGATGATGATGCACGTCTGACTCTGGCCGGTGTATCCATCAACGGTAAAAACGCTGAAGCGGCCAAAGCGCTGGGCGCAAAAGCGGCTGAGGCGGCCAAAGGCAAAGGCATTGAGGCTGTTGTATTCGACCGTGGCGGATTCGCTTTCGGCAGTAATCTTAAAACGTTGGCAGACAGCGCTCGCGAAGCCGGCCTGAAATTCTAG